The genomic interval TGCAGCGTCTGACCGTGGCCCTGGCAGAAAACCCGCCAGCAGACTACTGACACCCGTCATGCCGGCACTGACCTTCGAACTGCACCTGAACACGCAGCAATTTCTGCGTTATTACCAGGGCCAGGCCAGCCAGGTGGTGGTGATCTGCAGCAATGGTCAGCGACTGCGCCTACCCGCGGCCAATCTGCGTTCCTTCCTGCGCCAGGATG from Desulfuromonas thiophila carries:
- a CDS encoding DUF2835 domain-containing protein, with the translated sequence MPALTFELHLNTQQFLRYYQGQASQVVVICSNGQRLRLPAANLRSFLRQDGIHGWFRIHFDDNHKLIRLERLSAP